The proteins below come from a single Candidatus Eisenbacteria bacterium genomic window:
- the murA gene encoding UDP-N-acetylglucosamine 1-carboxyvinyltransferase produces the protein MQKIVIRGGNKLKGTVEISGAKNAVLPMMAASLLTPGKFLLRNVPRLKDVDTMAKVLGVLGATVEMDGNEMRINTTACSSHEAPYELVKTMRASVYVLGPLLARFGKARVSLPGGCAWGPRPVDLHIKGMKELGAKIRIVHGYIEGEVTKLKGKRIRFSTPSVGATGNVVMAAATAAGTTVIENAAREPEIAALADFLNVMGARISGHGTETITIDGVDSLGPAEFTVIPDRIEAGTFLVTGAVTGGTVRLKKCNASHLTSVLAKLEEAGTKVLAEKDELVVSSAPRPRPIEIGTAPYPGFPTDMQAQMMALLSVAGGTSVITDNIYFDRFTHVAELRRLGADIALEGNAAKIRGVEKLSGAPVMATDLRASAALIIAGLIAEGETHISRVYHIDRGYEKIEQKLMSLGADIRREEE, from the coding sequence TCAGAGGCGGGAACAAGCTCAAGGGCACAGTCGAGATAAGTGGAGCAAAGAATGCAGTTCTTCCGATGATGGCTGCTTCACTTCTCACTCCTGGCAAGTTCCTTCTTAGGAACGTGCCGAGGTTGAAAGATGTGGATACGATGGCCAAGGTGCTCGGAGTGCTCGGCGCGACGGTTGAGATGGATGGAAACGAAATGAGAATAAACACAACCGCGTGCAGCTCTCATGAAGCCCCGTACGAGCTTGTGAAGACGATGAGGGCTTCCGTGTATGTTCTCGGACCACTGCTTGCAAGATTCGGCAAGGCAAGAGTATCTCTTCCGGGAGGCTGCGCCTGGGGGCCAAGGCCCGTGGATCTCCACATCAAGGGGATGAAGGAACTAGGCGCGAAGATCAGGATTGTTCACGGCTACATCGAAGGAGAAGTGACGAAACTGAAAGGCAAGCGGATACGTTTCTCAACGCCGAGCGTCGGTGCAACAGGAAATGTAGTGATGGCAGCAGCCACGGCAGCGGGAACAACGGTGATAGAGAATGCGGCGCGGGAGCCGGAGATAGCTGCTCTCGCAGATTTTCTTAACGTCATGGGCGCGAGAATAAGCGGTCACGGCACAGAGACGATCACAATTGATGGAGTAGATTCCCTTGGACCAGCAGAGTTCACCGTTATACCTGACAGGATAGAGGCCGGAACTTTTCTTGTCACAGGCGCCGTCACAGGAGGAACCGTCCGGCTCAAAAAATGCAATGCATCTCACCTCACCTCTGTTCTGGCGAAGTTGGAGGAGGCGGGCACCAAGGTTCTCGCGGAGAAGGACGAGCTCGTTGTGTCTTCGGCTCCGAGGCCGCGTCCAATTGAAATCGGCACGGCGCCCTATCCGGGGTTTCCAACCGATATGCAAGCCCAAATGATGGCGCTTCTTTCCGTTGCCGGTGGAACAAGCGTCATAACCGACAATATTTACTTTGACAGGTTCACCCACGTTGCCGAACTCAGGAGACTTGGGGCCGACATTGCACTCGAAGGCAATGCGGCCAAGATTCGCGGCGTAGAGAAACTGAGCGGGGCGCCGGTCATGGCCACTGACTTGAGGGCGAGCGCTGCTCTGATAATTGCAGGTCTGATTGCTGAAGGTGAGACCCATATCTCAAGGGTTTACCACATTGACAGGGGCTACGAAAAAATCGAGCAGAAACTCATGTCCCTTGGCGCTGACATCCGGCGAGAAGAGGAATGA
- the selB gene encoding selenocysteine-specific translation elongation factor has protein sequence MTPTCIGTAGHVDHGKTALVKRLTGIDTDRLKEEKERGISIELGFAPLHLKSGTEAAIIDVPGHEKFVHHMLSGVGGIDLVLLVIAADEGIMPQTIEHLRIVELLGIRTSVIALTKCDLVERDWLEMVRKDVEKLISSSPLKCLGIVPVSSVTGQGVNDLLSLLDEGLRDVKERDTSRPLRLPIDRVFTMEGFGAVVTGTLWRGKAKTGETVEVLPSGKKARIRSVEVQKHKLDEARAGQRVALALHGIRKEEIERGEWVVEPGSLFPSMMLDAKLDVLGELRRPIKTRERIRFHLGARESLGRVIVLGKDEARPAESCFVQLRLEESVVAERGDRFVIRAYSPVTTIAGGSVIDPNPVKHKPHDSAVLELLEKEESGTLEARIELAFTRTPYLSMSGKKLAPKVGLPEEDVKTIIEKKAHDGDLVFLPSGEYISKKWVDEGERVFRTALSEYEREFPLRWGMGKSEMRAEFPRQMSDEVFSLLVEKLSEKRLLFIRGERLRFGSDEVELSPGQMKLKDELEKKILSSGFSVPELEELEKLSSGDEAKELIQLLVLEGSLVKVTSEMCFHKMQIEKAAKLVTDFIKAKGALTISDFKELTGVSRKYGVPLLEYLDKIGITVRDGDKRILRKGVE, from the coding sequence ATGACTCCAACCTGCATAGGAACTGCCGGCCACGTTGACCACGGAAAAACTGCCCTCGTAAAAAGGCTCACCGGAATTGACACGGACAGGCTCAAAGAAGAAAAAGAGCGCGGAATTTCGATTGAACTTGGCTTTGCTCCGCTTCATCTCAAATCCGGAACCGAAGCCGCAATCATTGACGTTCCCGGCCACGAGAAATTCGTTCACCATATGCTTTCCGGTGTTGGCGGGATTGACCTTGTTCTGTTGGTAATAGCGGCCGATGAAGGAATAATGCCTCAGACGATTGAGCACCTGCGCATCGTCGAGCTCCTCGGCATCAGAACATCGGTCATCGCCTTGACGAAATGTGATCTCGTGGAAAGGGATTGGCTTGAGATGGTGAGGAAGGATGTTGAGAAACTCATCTCATCTTCGCCGCTCAAGTGCCTCGGAATTGTCCCGGTTTCGTCGGTTACAGGCCAGGGAGTCAATGACCTGCTCTCTCTCCTTGATGAGGGCCTCAGAGATGTGAAGGAAAGAGATACATCGAGACCGCTCAGACTTCCGATAGACAGAGTTTTTACAATGGAAGGTTTTGGCGCCGTGGTCACCGGGACTCTCTGGAGAGGAAAAGCGAAAACAGGCGAGACCGTCGAAGTTTTGCCTTCGGGAAAAAAGGCACGAATACGAAGCGTTGAGGTACAGAAACACAAGCTTGATGAGGCCAGGGCCGGGCAAAGGGTAGCGCTGGCTCTTCACGGAATCAGAAAGGAAGAGATTGAACGCGGCGAATGGGTCGTCGAGCCCGGATCGCTTTTTCCATCAATGATGCTCGATGCAAAGCTGGATGTTCTGGGTGAGCTTCGGCGGCCGATCAAGACAAGAGAACGAATAAGGTTTCATCTTGGGGCAAGAGAGAGTCTTGGGAGAGTGATTGTCCTGGGAAAAGATGAAGCCCGCCCGGCCGAATCCTGCTTTGTCCAACTCAGGCTTGAAGAATCTGTTGTTGCCGAAAGAGGGGACAGATTCGTCATCCGCGCATACTCGCCCGTTACTACGATAGCGGGAGGCTCTGTCATTGACCCAAATCCGGTCAAGCACAAGCCGCACGACAGCGCCGTCCTGGAGCTTCTCGAAAAAGAGGAGAGCGGGACTCTCGAAGCGCGCATTGAGCTTGCCTTCACCAGAACGCCCTATCTTTCCATGAGCGGGAAGAAGCTCGCGCCGAAGGTTGGGTTGCCCGAAGAGGATGTGAAGACAATCATTGAGAAGAAGGCTCATGATGGGGATTTGGTATTCTTACCCTCCGGAGAGTACATAAGTAAGAAATGGGTTGATGAGGGTGAAAGGGTTTTCAGGACAGCTCTGTCGGAATACGAAAGAGAATTTCCTCTTCGGTGGGGGATGGGTAAGTCAGAGATGCGCGCAGAATTTCCCCGCCAGATGAGCGATGAAGTTTTCTCGCTCCTCGTTGAGAAGCTATCGGAGAAACGGTTACTCTTTATCAGGGGCGAACGGCTGAGATTCGGGAGCGACGAGGTGGAGTTGTCTCCCGGGCAGATGAAGCTCAAGGACGAACTCGAAAAGAAGATTCTCTCTTCAGGTTTCTCAGTCCCGGAACTTGAAGAGCTTGAGAAGCTCTCCAGCGGGGATGAAGCAAAGGAACTTATCCAGCTTCTCGTCCTGGAGGGGAGTCTTGTGAAGGTGACATCTGAGATGTGCTTTCACAAGATGCAGATTGAAAAGGCAGCCAAACTAGTCACCGATTTCATAAAAGCCAAGGGCGCACTCACAATCTCAGATTTCAAGGAGCTTACCGGCGTGTCCAGAAAATATGGTGTTCCTCTCCTCGAGTATCTTGATAAGATCGGGATAACGGTTAGAGACGGGGATAAGAGAATCCTGCGGAAGGGCGTAGAATAA
- the ispG gene encoding flavodoxin-dependent (E)-4-hydroxy-3-methylbut-2-enyl-diphosphate synthase — protein sequence MEIRRRKTRVVRIGNVSVGGRSPIVVQSMTKTDTADTRKTIKQIKSLEKAGCEIVRVAVPDSGAARALGKIKVSIKIPLVADIHFDHRLALIALEEGVDGLRINPGNIGKRERVEQVVKAALKRKVPIRIGVNAGSIEKRILSKYGRPSPSAMLESALGHTKILEELGFRAIKLSLKASNVRDTVEAYRLAAKETDYPLHLGITEAGSYVSGTIHSAVGIGILLSEGIGDTLRVSLTAPPEREVEVAYEILRALDLRKRGPRVISCPSCGRAEIDVEKLTKQVESKIAGLTSPIDIAIMGCVVNGPGEAQDADIGLAGGKGLGMLFVRGKKAGKVKEKDFLAALLKEIETLTREKL from the coding sequence ATGGAAATAAGACGAAGGAAAACCAGAGTAGTCAGGATCGGAAACGTCAGCGTCGGCGGACGCTCGCCGATTGTTGTCCAGTCGATGACAAAAACCGATACGGCCGACACCCGAAAGACGATAAAGCAAATCAAGTCACTTGAGAAAGCAGGGTGTGAAATCGTCCGCGTGGCTGTGCCGGATTCAGGCGCTGCACGAGCCCTTGGGAAAATAAAAGTCTCGATCAAAATCCCGCTTGTCGCTGACATTCACTTCGACCACCGGCTTGCACTTATTGCACTTGAAGAGGGTGTTGACGGACTGCGAATCAATCCGGGAAACATTGGAAAGAGGGAAAGAGTTGAACAAGTCGTGAAGGCGGCGCTCAAGAGAAAAGTGCCGATAAGGATTGGCGTCAATGCCGGTTCAATTGAGAAAAGGATTCTTTCCAAATACGGAAGGCCATCTCCATCCGCCATGCTTGAAAGCGCTCTTGGGCACACAAAGATACTTGAAGAGCTTGGCTTCCGCGCCATCAAGCTTTCGTTGAAAGCGTCAAACGTGAGGGACACCGTCGAAGCTTATCGCCTTGCCGCAAAAGAAACCGATTATCCACTCCATCTCGGGATCACCGAAGCAGGAAGTTATGTTTCCGGCACTATCCACTCGGCTGTTGGAATAGGAATTCTTCTTTCAGAAGGCATCGGAGATACATTGAGAGTTTCTCTGACAGCGCCGCCCGAGAGGGAGGTTGAAGTCGCCTATGAAATCCTGAGAGCTCTCGATCTGAGAAAGCGAGGGCCGCGCGTCATCTCGTGTCCAAGCTGCGGGAGAGCAGAAATAGATGTTGAGAAATTGACGAAGCAGGTTGAGTCAAAGATCGCGGGGCTGACTTCGCCGATTGACATCGCAATCATGGGATGCGTTGTGAACGGCCCCGGAGAAGCTCAGGACGCAGACATAGGGCTGGCAGGCGGAAAAGGCCTGGGCATGCTTTTCGTAAGAGGGAAGAAAGCAGGCAAGGTGAAGGAGAAAGATTTCCTTGCCGCCCTACTGAAAGAAATCGAAACGCTCACCCGCGAGAAGCTGTGA
- a CDS encoding NFACT RNA binding domain-containing protein produces the protein MKNFYLEPLAEELAGALKKRTVKSISSPDDSFYLFSFEGGPPALFVSAKRSLSYVFLVPEALRREGRAAGSLTPAVEHLFSLREPAKAAREKGGPFLRTLERLFQGGMLLDVRREGDDRILKLAFQTKDPTGLAPPVCELVVELFPNAPDVIITEGGTGEILASFRKTKGEGEQRKEPGVVYEPPGRTLSGEEHKHPREETTKPAEGPYPISVRLLEEFRTAMAAAGLNEAAKPLRKLIMRRMQAKEKAISRIEAELKEAERAGTYKRWGEQLLSFPDKVERGRTSVSLRDYYSQGSDEIKIQLDPKITIKENALRLFKKAKKLERSLTVLPKRVLSLRKECDKLKHLLEGTETSKSIDELHEMREGMESELPRGLRQERKEEIRRGGEEKTKARKGERFSPRSFNLGGGWTVLVGRSSKENDYLTHVLAKKNDIWLHAAQVEGSHAVLRRSGSENPSNAVIAQAAKIAAYYSKARKSGTVLVAYTEKKNVRKPRKGKPGLALISHEKLIAVKPGLPEAAEKPS, from the coding sequence ATGAAAAACTTCTATTTGGAACCTCTGGCTGAAGAGTTGGCAGGTGCCCTGAAGAAGAGGACAGTGAAATCGATATCCTCTCCTGACGATTCATTCTATCTCTTCAGTTTTGAAGGCGGACCCCCGGCGCTGTTTGTTTCGGCAAAGAGATCGCTTTCGTATGTATTTCTTGTCCCGGAGGCATTGAGGAGAGAAGGGCGGGCAGCAGGTTCGCTTACTCCTGCCGTGGAGCATCTCTTCTCGTTACGCGAGCCGGCAAAGGCAGCGAGGGAAAAGGGCGGTCCTTTCCTCAGAACGCTTGAACGACTTTTTCAGGGAGGAATGCTCCTTGATGTTCGTCGGGAGGGCGATGACAGGATATTGAAGCTTGCGTTTCAAACCAAGGATCCGACAGGGCTTGCTCCACCGGTTTGCGAGCTTGTGGTAGAGCTTTTCCCGAATGCGCCGGATGTGATAATCACCGAAGGCGGCACAGGCGAGATTCTTGCGTCCTTCAGAAAGACGAAGGGTGAAGGCGAGCAGAGAAAAGAACCAGGTGTTGTTTATGAGCCCCCGGGGAGAACCCTGTCAGGAGAGGAACACAAGCATCCACGGGAAGAGACGACGAAGCCGGCTGAGGGGCCGTACCCGATCTCCGTGAGATTGCTTGAGGAGTTCAGGACCGCCATGGCGGCCGCAGGACTCAACGAAGCAGCAAAACCTCTTCGCAAGCTCATCATGCGGAGAATGCAGGCAAAAGAAAAAGCGATCTCGCGAATTGAGGCTGAACTGAAAGAGGCGGAGAGAGCTGGAACGTATAAGCGGTGGGGAGAGCAACTCCTGTCTTTCCCTGACAAGGTTGAAAGAGGAAGGACATCAGTCTCTTTGAGGGATTATTACTCTCAGGGATCCGATGAGATTAAGATTCAGCTCGACCCGAAGATCACCATCAAGGAAAACGCCCTTCGACTGTTCAAGAAGGCAAAGAAGCTCGAACGCTCACTTACTGTTCTTCCGAAGAGGGTTCTCTCTCTGAGAAAGGAATGCGATAAACTCAAGCATCTTCTTGAGGGGACCGAAACATCAAAGAGTATTGATGAACTCCACGAGATGCGCGAAGGAATGGAGTCGGAGCTTCCTCGCGGGCTCAGGCAGGAACGCAAAGAGGAAATCCGCCGGGGCGGAGAGGAAAAGACAAAAGCCAGGAAGGGAGAAAGGTTTTCACCGAGAAGCTTTAATCTTGGTGGCGGCTGGACAGTCCTGGTCGGACGGAGCAGCAAGGAAAACGATTATCTGACGCACGTTCTTGCGAAGAAGAATGACATCTGGCTCCACGCGGCGCAAGTCGAAGGTTCGCATGCGGTTCTGAGAAGAAGTGGAAGCGAGAATCCATCCAATGCCGTGATCGCTCAAGCGGCGAAGATAGCGGCTTACTATTCAAAAGCGAGGAAATCCGGAACTGTGCTGGTCGCCTACACTGAGAAAAAGAATGTGAGAAAACCCAGAAAGGGAAAGCCGGGTCTGGCTTTGATAAGTCACGAGAAACTGATTGCCGTGAAGCCGGGATTGCCTGAGGCAGCTGAGAAACCAAGCTGA
- the pruA gene encoding L-glutamate gamma-semialdehyde dehydrogenase yields the protein MKKVPFKNEAFTDFSLTANRKKMEAAIETVRGRLGSEYPSIIGGEKLFFNEKLISRNPSQPAEAVGIFQKADEIHARLAVMTALKAFGKWSRVDPAKRADYLFKAAQIMRKRRLELAAWMVFEVGKSWAEADGDVAEAIDFLDFYAREMIRYAGPQPLTKVPTEKNELRYIPLGVGIVIPPWNFPLAILVGMTSAAIVCGNTIVLKPSSDSPAIAAKFVEIMEEVGLPKGVLNFIPGSGGTIGNALVAHPQTRFIAFTGSKEVGLGINQLAAQHQPGQIWIKRVIAEMGGKDSIVVDATADLEAAAAGVAASAFGFQGQKCSACSRAIVVKSVYDRFIEKLIPKVRAIKVGPVVKPENTMGPVINETAMNSILNYIEIGKSEGKLILGGSRLRMSGYFIEPTVIADIHPMARISQEEIFGPVLAVLKAEDYDNAIAVANNTEYGLTGAVYTKSRARIDKAKNEFHAGNLYINRKCTGALVGAHPFGGFNMSGTDSKAGGCDYLMLFTQAKCISEKVK from the coding sequence ATGAAGAAAGTTCCCTTCAAGAATGAAGCTTTCACTGACTTCTCCCTAACAGCGAATCGAAAGAAGATGGAGGCAGCGATTGAAACTGTAAGGGGACGTCTTGGCAGCGAATACCCCTCAATCATCGGGGGGGAGAAACTCTTCTTCAACGAGAAACTGATTTCCCGCAATCCTTCCCAGCCGGCTGAAGCAGTGGGCATTTTTCAAAAGGCAGATGAGATTCATGCCCGTTTGGCTGTGATGACTGCGCTCAAGGCCTTTGGAAAATGGAGCCGTGTCGATCCCGCAAAGAGGGCAGACTACCTTTTCAAAGCCGCCCAGATAATGCGGAAGAGACGACTTGAGCTTGCTGCCTGGATGGTTTTTGAGGTGGGGAAATCATGGGCTGAGGCGGATGGAGACGTTGCTGAGGCAATTGATTTTCTGGATTTCTATGCAAGGGAGATGATTCGCTACGCAGGGCCTCAGCCTCTGACCAAGGTCCCGACCGAGAAGAATGAGTTGAGATACATACCGCTTGGTGTCGGAATTGTGATCCCTCCGTGGAATTTCCCTCTCGCGATTCTTGTTGGCATGACTTCCGCGGCAATAGTGTGCGGGAATACTATTGTGCTCAAACCATCGAGTGATTCGCCGGCCATTGCTGCCAAGTTTGTCGAAATCATGGAAGAGGTCGGGCTTCCAAAAGGAGTGCTCAACTTTATTCCTGGAAGCGGCGGCACGATAGGAAACGCGCTTGTTGCTCATCCCCAAACGAGATTCATTGCCTTCACAGGTTCAAAGGAGGTCGGGCTTGGCATCAATCAACTTGCAGCGCAGCATCAGCCGGGGCAGATTTGGATAAAGAGAGTCATCGCAGAGATGGGCGGAAAGGACTCGATCGTTGTTGATGCGACCGCCGATCTTGAGGCGGCCGCAGCCGGCGTTGCAGCTTCTGCGTTTGGCTTCCAGGGCCAGAAATGTTCCGCCTGCTCAAGGGCGATTGTCGTGAAGAGTGTTTACGATAGGTTCATCGAGAAGCTCATTCCTAAGGTCAGGGCGATCAAGGTCGGACCTGTCGTGAAACCAGAGAATACGATGGGGCCTGTGATAAATGAGACTGCTATGAACTCCATTCTGAACTACATCGAGATTGGAAAGAGCGAAGGCAAACTTATCCTTGGCGGCTCCAGACTTCGGATGAGCGGCTATTTCATCGAACCGACCGTCATTGCGGATATTCATCCGATGGCAAGAATCTCGCAGGAAGAAATCTTTGGCCCGGTGCTTGCCGTACTCAAGGCCGAGGACTACGACAATGCTATCGCTGTTGCCAACAATACCGAGTACGGCCTGACCGGCGCGGTCTATACGAAGAGCAGAGCCAGGATTGACAAGGCAAAAAACGAGTTCCATGCCGGAAATCTTTACATCAACAGGAAGTGCACCGGCGCTCTCGTTGGAGCCCATCCGTTTGGCGGTTTCAATATGAGCGGAACCGACTCCAAGGCCGGCGGCTGCGATTATCTCATGCTATTCACTCAGGCCAAGTGCATCTCGGAGAAGGTGAAGTAG
- a CDS encoding YicC/YloC family endoribonuclease, translating into MIRSMTGFGRAELEDGDNKLVAEVRSINHRFCEISIRLPKALSTLELDVRRLIQERISRGKITVSVAWNGDGESLAFLEINTELAEKYYTLLKTLKEKFDLSGDIDTRTLAGFPDLLVWKAVEVPEERAKALVSDVVSKALDGLVAMKEAEGTELRRDLDERVAKIVKIVLEIEERAPLKVSEARNRLKEKLSQLLEESEIPEERLSFEIAILAERLDSTEECVRLRSHAQQMAEFLHRSQEPAGRKLNFLVQEMGREANTISSKANDIEIVRNVLLIKEELEKIREQIQNVE; encoded by the coding sequence ATGATTCGAAGCATGACAGGATTTGGAAGAGCCGAGCTTGAGGATGGAGATAACAAGCTCGTTGCAGAGGTCAGGTCGATAAACCACCGGTTCTGCGAAATAAGCATCAGACTTCCCAAGGCGCTTTCGACGCTTGAACTTGATGTTCGAAGGCTTATCCAGGAGAGAATCTCAAGAGGCAAAATCACTGTCTCGGTTGCATGGAACGGCGACGGTGAATCTCTCGCTTTTCTTGAGATAAACACTGAGCTCGCCGAAAAGTATTACACGCTTCTCAAGACTCTCAAGGAGAAGTTTGACCTGTCGGGAGATATCGACACAAGAACGCTCGCGGGTTTTCCGGATCTTCTGGTCTGGAAAGCAGTCGAGGTTCCCGAAGAACGGGCAAAAGCTCTGGTAAGTGACGTTGTGTCAAAGGCCCTCGATGGTCTGGTGGCGATGAAGGAGGCTGAAGGGACGGAGCTTCGCAGGGACCTTGACGAGAGGGTGGCAAAAATCGTCAAGATAGTCCTCGAGATAGAGGAGAGAGCGCCGCTCAAGGTGTCCGAAGCAAGGAATCGCCTCAAGGAAAAGCTGTCCCAGTTGCTTGAAGAAAGCGAGATACCCGAGGAAAGGCTCTCCTTCGAAATTGCGATTCTGGCGGAGAGGCTGGACTCAACTGAGGAGTGCGTGAGACTCAGGTCTCATGCTCAGCAGATGGCTGAGTTTCTTCACAGGTCTCAGGAGCCCGCCGGGAGGAAACTCAACTTCCTCGTTCAGGAGATGGGAAGGGAAGCAAACACAATATCATCCAAAGCAAACGATATTGAAATAGTGAGGAACGTACTCCTCATAAAAGAAGAACTGGAAAAGATAAGAGAGCAGATTCAGAACGTAGAGTGA
- the gmk gene encoding guanylate kinase: MAQAFLEKGFLVVISGPSGVGKTTFCQALLKDEPRSVYSVSATTRPPRNGEVQGRDYHFLSEKEFFKMRDSGGLLEWASVHEWYYGTPREPIERWLKENRIVLLDVDVQGGESIKKALPEDVFIFILPPSLEVLEKRLSHRGTDQDAEVKKRLKNAPFEIGHMKSYAYIVVNDKFYEAYARVKAIVEAEKSRISRVVLPAWTSSM; the protein is encoded by the coding sequence ATGGCTCAAGCGTTTCTTGAAAAAGGGTTTCTGGTCGTCATATCGGGCCCTTCCGGAGTCGGGAAGACCACTTTTTGTCAGGCACTCCTCAAAGACGAACCCAGGTCCGTCTATTCCGTCTCGGCGACAACGCGCCCTCCCAGAAACGGTGAGGTTCAGGGCAGGGACTATCACTTCCTTTCGGAGAAAGAGTTCTTCAAGATGAGAGATAGCGGAGGACTCCTGGAATGGGCTTCCGTTCACGAGTGGTACTACGGTACGCCCAGAGAGCCGATAGAGAGGTGGCTCAAGGAGAATAGAATCGTTCTTCTTGACGTGGATGTTCAGGGGGGCGAGAGTATAAAAAAGGCTCTTCCGGAAGACGTTTTCATCTTCATTCTTCCCCCTTCCCTTGAAGTTCTTGAAAAGAGGCTTTCTCATAGAGGCACCGACCAGGATGCCGAAGTGAAGAAACGGCTTAAGAATGCGCCTTTTGAAATCGGACACATGAAAAGCTACGCTTATATTGTCGTGAACGACAAGTTTTACGAGGCATACGCAAGGGTAAAGGCAATAGTTGAGGCGGAGAAGTCCCGAATCTCGAGAGTAGTTCTTCCCGCATGGACTTCTTCGATGTAA
- the coaBC gene encoding bifunctional phosphopantothenoylcysteine decarboxylase/phosphopantothenate--cysteine ligase CoaBC, with protein sequence MFSGKKIVLGITGSIAAYKGVELLRALTKEGAQVRVVMTRSATQFLTPLTFEVLSGEKVTTTLFEGEASHGESYFPKGTVSQSRIKHIDLASWADCILVAPATANILGKVRSGIADDALSTVILASKARVIFAPAMNVNMLDNHFVQQNISMLMKAGYVFVEPEEGLLACGVSDRGRLASIDKIVDVVRETLFPERALIGKKIIVTAGRTEEPIDPVRHISNPSSGKMGYALAERGTAWGGKVVLISGPASLEHPRVDKFIKVKTAREMRKETLRESSDANVVIMASAVSDLRPVKAVTKKIRRAGSKFTLELEPTEDIIRELGEKKGKRVLVGFAVEFEDEIKNGKKKLKEKNLDLIVINNPGTPGAGFEVDTNVVTLVDSGNKVTSLPLMSKLELADKILEAVAGVIKKKVRSQS encoded by the coding sequence ATGTTCTCCGGGAAGAAGATTGTTCTTGGAATTACGGGATCGATTGCGGCCTATAAAGGCGTTGAGCTTCTCCGTGCTCTCACGAAGGAAGGCGCCCAGGTAAGAGTCGTGATGACTCGTTCCGCGACCCAGTTTCTCACGCCGCTTACTTTCGAGGTCCTTTCGGGTGAGAAAGTCACAACAACATTGTTTGAGGGCGAGGCCTCTCATGGGGAAAGCTATTTCCCGAAGGGAACTGTGTCCCAGTCAAGGATCAAGCACATCGACCTGGCAAGTTGGGCCGACTGCATTCTTGTTGCTCCTGCGACAGCGAATATTCTGGGGAAAGTTCGATCAGGCATAGCCGACGATGCGCTTTCCACCGTGATTCTTGCGTCAAAGGCAAGGGTAATTTTCGCTCCCGCAATGAATGTCAACATGCTGGACAATCATTTTGTCCAGCAGAATATCTCAATGCTCATGAAGGCCGGATATGTCTTCGTTGAGCCGGAAGAAGGACTCCTTGCATGCGGAGTGAGCGACCGGGGACGACTCGCATCAATCGACAAGATTGTGGATGTTGTGAGAGAGACGCTTTTCCCCGAGAGAGCTCTCATTGGGAAGAAGATTATAGTAACAGCCGGAAGGACGGAAGAACCTATCGATCCAGTCAGGCATATTTCGAACCCGTCGTCAGGAAAAATGGGCTATGCCCTTGCTGAAAGAGGAACTGCCTGGGGAGGGAAAGTCGTCTTGATCAGCGGGCCGGCTTCACTTGAACATCCGAGGGTGGATAAGTTCATCAAGGTTAAGACTGCGCGGGAGATGCGGAAGGAGACCCTCAGAGAAAGCTCGGATGCCAACGTGGTCATCATGGCTTCCGCCGTGAGTGACTTAAGACCGGTGAAAGCAGTTACGAAGAAGATCAGGAGAGCAGGCAGCAAGTTCACGCTTGAGCTTGAGCCAACTGAAGATATCATTCGTGAACTTGGCGAGAAAAAGGGCAAGAGAGTGTTGGTCGGGTTTGCAGTTGAGTTCGAGGATGAAATAAAGAATGGAAAGAAGAAGCTCAAGGAAAAGAACCTTGACCTTATTGTGATAAACAACCCGGGTACACCGGGTGCCGGATTCGAAGTCGATACCAACGTGGTAACGTTGGTTGACAGCGGAAATAAGGTTACTTCGCTGCCCCTCATGTCGAAACTCGAGCTTGCAGACAAGATTCTTGAGGCGGTAGCCGGGGTTATCAAGAAGAAAGTCCGATCCCAATCCTAA